In one window of Palaemon carinicauda isolate YSFRI2023 chromosome 2, ASM3689809v2, whole genome shotgun sequence DNA:
- the LOC137629221 gene encoding uncharacterized protein isoform X2: MILLLLCVLTAVTASSLDQQIQTSNEKETAIFKIPKNGSTYLAFLTSDQDASFTFEIDGFNFTKDGEESSTQVTFQTFEPDKWHFMRIFKGENKNGTQVKRVKIFPNTVYNMTGDLEEPRNISIKSHGQIYWTQCKEYHSCYFSGSVLCTECTNTSILITTCGLLILAVVGLVVFIIRGKEFKPKEDAINEEVDLAENFGNFDREQVDHESVNSLYGAVIHRQE; this comes from the exons ATCAACAAATCCAGACCTCCAATGAAAAGGAAACTGCAATCTTCAAAATACCAAAAAATGGGTCCACTTACCTAGCATTTTTGACCAGCGATCAAGATGCCTCCTTCACCTTTGAGATTGATGGGTTTAATTTCACGAAAGATGGAGAAGAGAGCTCCACGCAAGTTACCTTCCAGACATTTGAACCAGACAAATGGCATTTCATGAGGATCTTCAAGGGAGAAAATAAGAACGGAACACAA GTAAAGAGAGTGAAGATCTTTCCAAACACCGTGTACAATATGACTGGAGATCTTGAGGAACCACGAAATATAAGTATCAAGAGCCATGGACAGATCTACTGGACGCAGTGTAAGGAATACCACAGCTGCT ATTTCTCCGGCTCAGTCCTTTGTACAGAATGCACAAATACCTCGATATTAATAACCACCTGTGGGTTGTTGATCTTGGCAGTTGTAGGGCTGGTTGTATTCATCATCCGGGGGAAAGAGTTTAAACCCAAAG aggatgCTATCAACGAAGAAGTCGATCTGGCTGAGAATTTCGGCAACTTTGACAGAGAGCAAGTGGACCACGAGAGTGTCAACAGCCTCTACGGGGCTGTGATTCACAGACAGGAGTGA
- the LOC137629221 gene encoding uncharacterized protein isoform X3, which yields MILLLLCVLTAVTASSLDQQIQTSNEKETAIFKIPKNGSTYLAFLTSDQDASFTFEIDGFNFTKDGEESSTQVTFQTFEPDKWHFMRIFKGENKNGTQVKRVKIFPNTVYNMTGDLEEPRNISIKSHGQIYWTQCKEYHSCFLCTECTNTSILITTCGLLILAVVGLVVFIIRGKEFKPKEEDAINEEVDLAENFGNFDREQVDHESVNSLYGAVIHRQE from the exons ATCAACAAATCCAGACCTCCAATGAAAAGGAAACTGCAATCTTCAAAATACCAAAAAATGGGTCCACTTACCTAGCATTTTTGACCAGCGATCAAGATGCCTCCTTCACCTTTGAGATTGATGGGTTTAATTTCACGAAAGATGGAGAAGAGAGCTCCACGCAAGTTACCTTCCAGACATTTGAACCAGACAAATGGCATTTCATGAGGATCTTCAAGGGAGAAAATAAGAACGGAACACAA GTAAAGAGAGTGAAGATCTTTCCAAACACCGTGTACAATATGACTGGAGATCTTGAGGAACCACGAAATATAAGTATCAAGAGCCATGGACAGATCTACTGGACGCAGTGTAAGGAATACCACAGCTGCT TCCTTTGTACAGAATGCACAAATACCTCGATATTAATAACCACCTGTGGGTTGTTGATCTTGGCAGTTGTAGGGCTGGTTGTATTCATCATCCGGGGGAAAGAGTTTAAACCCAAAG aagaggatgCTATCAACGAAGAAGTCGATCTGGCTGAGAATTTCGGCAACTTTGACAGAGAGCAAGTGGACCACGAGAGTGTCAACAGCCTCTACGGGGCTGTGATTCACAGACAGGAGTGA
- the LOC137629221 gene encoding uncharacterized protein isoform X1: MILLLLCVLTAVTASSLDQQIQTSNEKETAIFKIPKNGSTYLAFLTSDQDASFTFEIDGFNFTKDGEESSTQVTFQTFEPDKWHFMRIFKGENKNGTQVKRVKIFPNTVYNMTGDLEEPRNISIKSHGQIYWTQCKEYHSCYFSGSVLCTECTNTSILITTCGLLILAVVGLVVFIIRGKEFKPKEEDAINEEVDLAENFGNFDREQVDHESVNSLYGAVIHRQE; encoded by the exons ATCAACAAATCCAGACCTCCAATGAAAAGGAAACTGCAATCTTCAAAATACCAAAAAATGGGTCCACTTACCTAGCATTTTTGACCAGCGATCAAGATGCCTCCTTCACCTTTGAGATTGATGGGTTTAATTTCACGAAAGATGGAGAAGAGAGCTCCACGCAAGTTACCTTCCAGACATTTGAACCAGACAAATGGCATTTCATGAGGATCTTCAAGGGAGAAAATAAGAACGGAACACAA GTAAAGAGAGTGAAGATCTTTCCAAACACCGTGTACAATATGACTGGAGATCTTGAGGAACCACGAAATATAAGTATCAAGAGCCATGGACAGATCTACTGGACGCAGTGTAAGGAATACCACAGCTGCT ATTTCTCCGGCTCAGTCCTTTGTACAGAATGCACAAATACCTCGATATTAATAACCACCTGTGGGTTGTTGATCTTGGCAGTTGTAGGGCTGGTTGTATTCATCATCCGGGGGAAAGAGTTTAAACCCAAAG aagaggatgCTATCAACGAAGAAGTCGATCTGGCTGAGAATTTCGGCAACTTTGACAGAGAGCAAGTGGACCACGAGAGTGTCAACAGCCTCTACGGGGCTGTGATTCACAGACAGGAGTGA